A stretch of DNA from Candidatus Ancaeobacter aquaticus:
TTGTTCGTGCGATGCGGTTATATCAAGAAAAACAAGCTCGTCTGCACCTTCTTTATCATAGAATGCAGCAATCTCTACCGGATCACCCGCATCACGAAGATTAAGAAATTTTGTTCCTTTTACGACCCTGCCGTCTTTAACATCTAAACAAGGTATTATTCTTTTTGTGAGCATAATGAAATCGCTTCCCTTAAATCAATATTTTCTTCGTATAACGCTTTACCGACAATAACGCCATTCATGTTAAGCAAAAGGAGATCCCTTATATCCTCAATAGCCGAAACACCTCCTGAAGCTATAATTTCAATATCAACTTCTCGCTGAAGTTCCTTCAAAAATTCGAAATTTGGTCGTGTCAAAGCACCGTCACGAGCAATATCTGTACAAATGATATGTGTAACACCGATCGATTCAACTTTTTTTGCTAAATCAATTGCGGACATATTTCCTTTTTCTGTCCATCCCTTTCCGTAAACGATCCCGTCTTTCGAATCAATACCAACAACGATTTTTCCCGGAAACAATTTTATGCATTCAGTCAAAAAATCAAAATCCTCAATTGCTTTTGTTCCAAGAACAACCCTGTCAACACCGCACCCGAGCACTTTTTCAATAGATTCAAAATCCCTGAGACCACCACCCAGTTCAATTTTTGCATCAGTATTTTTAGCAATTGCCTTGATATGATCAAAATTAACAAGTTTACCTGTTAACGCACCATCAAGATCAACAACATGAATGATTTCTGCACCGCCATCTTCCCACTTCTTTGCTATGCTCACAGGATCAGATGAGTACACCTTCACCTGATCAAACCGTCCTTGAAATAATCTTACACATTTTCCGTCTTTTAAATCTATTGCAGGTATCACTATCATATTTTTTCCCTTACTTAAGCTCACAAAATGATTTTAACATAGCCAGTCCCTTTTCCTGACTCTTTTCAGGGTGAAACTGTGTCGCAAACACATTATCTTTCCATATCATTGATGTAAAATCATTGCCGTAGGAAGTTTCACAGCAGACCACTTCTTTTTGCTCTGATTGCACATAATAGGAGTGCACAAAATACATATACTCATTATCCGGAATATTTTCTAAAAGAGGACACTCTTTTTGTGTTTTCCGGATTTGATTCCACCCCATATGCGGAATTTTCATATCGCCGGTAAACCGTAAAACTGTACCCTTAAAAATAGATAATCCGTCAACCCCTGGACTTTCTTCGCTCTTTTCAAAAAGAAGTTGTATCCCTAAACATATCCCCAAAAAGTATGTACCTTTATTAATACACTCTATGAGCGCTTCTTTAAGCCCTCTTTTTTCGAGTTCGGCCATTGCATCACCAAATGCACCAACACCAGGTAAAATAACCTTTTCAGCCGATATAATATCTTGAGCTGAAGAAGTAACGAGAGCCTGGTAGCCAAGATGCTCTACGGCTTTTTGCACACTTCTCAAATTCCCCATTCCATAATCAACTATAACTATCATAAATCCCTAACTAATAAATGGGCACAAAACCCCACCCTTTGATTATAACTATTAACGACTGTGTGCGAGAAAAGATACTACTAACCGTTACATATCACACTTGACCCATCGCGGTATATTACAGAAGACCCTTCGTTGAGGGAACGCCTTTTTCTCTTTTATCGATTCCAACTGCCATTTCAACTGCTTTTGCGAGTCCTTTGAAAACAGCTTCAAATATGTGATGTACATTTTTACCATAGAGTAAAGATACGTGCAGCGTAATACCAGAATTTATCACAAAAGCGTATAAGAATTCTTCGATTAACTGAGGATCAAAGTTTCGTATTTTCTTTTTACCGTAATCAACACCATAAACCAAGAATGGTCGATTACTAATATCAAGCGCAACACTGACAAGTGATTCATCCATAGGAAGCATACAATGGCCATATCGACGTATTCCCGCTTTTGTTCCCAATGCTTTTTTAAGGGCTTTTCCTAATGTTATGCCAACATCTTCTATCGTATGGTGATGATCAACACCTAAATCACCTTTTGCTCTTATCGTAAGATCAATCTTAGAATGTCTTGAGAAAAGTTCAAGCATATGATCGAAAAATTCTATACCTGTATTGATTGAACTTTTTCCGACACCATCAATATTGATCTTTATATCTATCTTGGTCTCTCTCGTATCTCTCTTTAATTGCGCGGACCTTTTCATTTCCTTCTCCTTTTTTCAAAACGTTTGCTCACTGATCTGCCATGAGCATCCAGTCCTTCAATATCAGTAAATTTTATAATATTTTGCGCCGAAGATTGCAACGCACTCTTCGAATACTTTACTACATTGATCTTTTTAATAAAATCATCAAGTGATAACCCCGAAAATGCACGCGCACTACCGCCAGTCGGCAACACATGGCTTGCACCAGCTATAAAATCAGCGACTGCAACAGGAGAATAATCGCCAAGGAGTATAGTCCCTGCATGTTTTATTTTGTGTGCTAATTTATCGCTATCTCGAGTCATGATCTCTAAATGTTCAGGAGCAAACGCGTTAACAACTTCGACGCCTTCATCAATGTTTTCAACAAGTGCGATCATTGCGTTTTTCATGAGTGACTGTTCAATAATTTCTTTACGCGACAATCCGCGAGCTTGCGTGATCATTTCCCTTTTTACTTTCTGGGCAAGCTCATAAGACGGCGTTACCAGTAAACACCGTGACATTTCGTCGTGTTCTGCTTGAGAAAGAAGATCAATCGCAATGTATGCAGGATTTGCTTTATCATCAGCAAGAATCGCAATTTCACTTGGGCCCGCAATAAGATCTACCCCGACAAAACCATATACCTGCCTCTTTGCACTTGCAACATACATGTTTCCCGGTCCGACAATTTTATCAACTTTCGGCAATGTTTCTGTACCGAATGCAAGACCCGCTATTGCCTGCGCGCCCCCAACTTTATATATATTTTTAACCCCTAAAAAATATGCGGCAGAAAGTATGTAAGGATTAACTCTCTTTTCGATCGAAGGAGGGGTCATAATGACAATTTCCTTAACACCGGCAACCTGAGCGAGCACAACAGTCATAAGTATGGTAGATACGAGGGGTGCAGTACCTCCCGGGATATATACTCCAACTTTTTCTATCGGACTAAAAAGAACCTTGTTTGATTTACCCTTTTTTGTTTTACATACAAACTGCTTCCGTTTTTGCTGTGAATAATATTCGGTGATATTGTCTTTTGCTTCCTTAAATGCATCTTTAAATTCACGTGTCACAACAGCAAGCGCTTCAATAAACTCAACTTCATCGACCTTTAACTCCTCAGGCCGCATAAAAACTTTATCAAATTTGCTTGTATAATCCAGGAGAGCTTTATCCCCGTAATATCTCACATCATCGATAATAGCTTTTACCTTACTATCAACATCGGCACTTATCTCCCCGCTTTTCAAAAAAGCGTTAAGCTTTTCTCTGCCTTTTTCCTCATTATATCTAATTATTTCCATAGACGTATTTATACCATCTTTAGTACAGCAAAACAATATAAAAAGGTTTATGCAAAAAATGAGATTTTACGCAAATATCACTAGAGAGCATAATCACAGAGCTCTGCATATACAGCACTTCCAATACTATAAACTTCCTTTCCCGACGACGCCCCAACACTTTTTACAATTATATTGTAATTGTTCTTTTCTACTTTACGGATAATAAGTTCTCGTAAAAACAGCTCTAGCTCAGGCCCCCACGCATCAAAATATCGGTAAAACACTGTAGCCAGAATCATGTTGTTATAGTTGAGCGATTCCAATAATTTCTTTCTTATAAATTCCTTTTCTCTGTAATTATTTGTTACATAGTTTTTATATTCGCTTAAAGTAATCGCCAATAAAGATGCGCGCATTTCAAGTAGCGGAAGAAATGCTTCAGGGTAAACCGGGTATTTTTCTAGTTCCTGCTTGTAGTCAGCACAAAATCTAACAATTTTTCCGGCAGTCGCATGTTTCCTTGCCTCTATAATGATATCTTTGTCCGTTCTCTTTTTTAAATCATACGCTTTCTGGGCAACTATTATACCTCATTTTTCTATCTTAACCACTGGTACGAATTTTGGGGAGTATTATATAAAGGGGACGTTCACCTTTTATTTTTACTTTTTGGACGACCTTGAGCTCGAAACTGCAAGAATTTATGTGAAATCCTTTCTAGTTTCTTAATGAACGACTCCTCGTCTCGCTTCCTTCGTCCATCGTTTTATTATGCCTGTAATTCTAATAATTTATACGCCCTCTGAACTTCATTAAGCGAGGGGACACCCATATCAAGTATTTTTAATAAACCGATTTTTGCCGAGTTGATATTCCTCATCCAGAATTCTTTCGCCTTTATCTTTTCTTCTTCTGTAAGCGATTCATCATTGTCTATCTCGTCAAAGATTTTTTTCGTATTAACAATAAGAGCCTCAAGTTCCTTTACAGGATCAGTATCAACGGATGAAACAATATCCACAAACCTTGTTATATATTTAATATAGGAATCGCTTAGATATCTGTCACCCGATGAATATACATCAGCTATGCTTACCAATGCCAGGAGCTTAAGAAGATTATCCCGTATCTCCCGCTTCGAAAGTTTTTTATTTATTTCGTGTAACTTGTTTACTGTATTATCTATATCTGTTAAAAGATTTTCGGGATATGTAAAATTATTATAATCATTATATTTATTAAGACAGTATAAACACCAGAATGCATCATGCTGGCGTATCATTAACTTAACTACTTCCCTGTCAAACGTGCGTACTCCGAGCTTTTCTAAAAGATCATCCGCGAGATATATACCGCTAATTCGATGTTGATTTGCATCAGGCCTATCTATCTCAGGAGAAATCTTTACTTTATTTTTCAGCAGTCTCCCGTAATCATGAAGCACCAGGCTCAGAT
This window harbors:
- the hisA gene encoding 1-(5-phosphoribosyl)-5-[(5-phosphoribosylamino)methylideneamino]imidazole-4-carboxamide isomerase yields the protein MIVIPAIDLKDGKCVRLFQGRFDQVKVYSSDPVSIAKKWEDGGAEIIHVVDLDGALTGKLVNFDHIKAIAKNTDAKIELGGGLRDFESIEKVLGCGVDRVVLGTKAIEDFDFLTECIKLFPGKIVVGIDSKDGIVYGKGWTEKGNMSAIDLAKKVESIGVTHIICTDIARDGALTRPNFEFLKELQREVDIEIIASGGVSAIEDIRDLLLLNMNGVIVGKALYEENIDLREAISLCSQKE
- the hisB gene encoding imidazoleglycerol-phosphate dehydratase HisB, encoding MKRSAQLKRDTRETKIDIKINIDGVGKSSINTGIEFFDHMLELFSRHSKIDLTIRAKGDLGVDHHHTIEDVGITLGKALKKALGTKAGIRRYGHCMLPMDESLVSVALDISNRPFLVYGVDYGKKKIRNFDPQLIEEFLYAFVINSGITLHVSLLYGKNVHHIFEAVFKGLAKAVEMAVGIDKREKGVPSTKGLL
- the hisH gene encoding imidazole glycerol phosphate synthase subunit HisH, which translates into the protein MIVIVDYGMGNLRSVQKAVEHLGYQALVTSSAQDIISAEKVILPGVGAFGDAMAELEKRGLKEALIECINKGTYFLGICLGIQLLFEKSEESPGVDGLSIFKGTVLRFTGDMKIPHMGWNQIRKTQKECPLLENIPDNEYMYFVHSYYVQSEQKEVVCCETSYGNDFTSMIWKDNVFATQFHPEKSQEKGLAMLKSFCELK
- the hisD gene encoding histidinol dehydrogenase; this translates as MEIIRYNEEKGREKLNAFLKSGEISADVDSKVKAIIDDVRYYGDKALLDYTSKFDKVFMRPEELKVDEVEFIEALAVVTREFKDAFKEAKDNITEYYSQQKRKQFVCKTKKGKSNKVLFSPIEKVGVYIPGGTAPLVSTILMTVVLAQVAGVKEIVIMTPPSIEKRVNPYILSAAYFLGVKNIYKVGGAQAIAGLAFGTETLPKVDKIVGPGNMYVASAKRQVYGFVGVDLIAGPSEIAILADDKANPAYIAIDLLSQAEHDEMSRCLLVTPSYELAQKVKREMITQARGLSRKEIIEQSLMKNAMIALVENIDEGVEVVNAFAPEHLEIMTRDSDKLAHKIKHAGTILLGDYSPVAVADFIAGASHVLPTGGSARAFSGLSLDDFIKKINVVKYSKSALQSSAQNIIKFTDIEGLDAHGRSVSKRFEKRRRK